One segment of Epinephelus moara isolate mb unplaced genomic scaffold, YSFRI_EMoa_1.0 scaffold3511, whole genome shotgun sequence DNA contains the following:
- the LOC126387309 gene encoding tripartite motif-containing protein 16-like protein, producing the protein FTVKPEPKTRAGFLKYSLEITLDPNTAHTYLVLSEGNRKATFRQIELSHSSHPDTFFIFCQVLSRESQTGRCYWEVEWRGEAVAVAAAYKNIIRAGLSDECEFGHNDKSWALYRYNNKYQFWHNNINTPVSGPQSSRVGVYLDHSAGILSFYSISELMTLLHRVQTTFTQPLYAGLGLYYPSGSTAEFCKLK; encoded by the coding sequence TTTACTGTCAAACCAGAGCCCAAGACCAGAGCTGGATTCTTAAAATATTCACTTGAAATCACACTGGAtccaaacacagcacacacatacCTGGTATTATCTGAGGGGAACAGGAAAGCAACATTCAGGCAAATAGAACTGTCTCATTCTTCTCACCCAGACACATTCTTTATCTTTTGTCAGGTCCTGAGTAGAGAGAGTCAGACTGGACGCtgttactgggaggtggagtggaGAGGGGAGGCAGTTGCTGTAGCAGCCGCATACAAGAATATCATCAGAGCAGGGTTGTCGGATGAATGTGAATTTGGCCACAATGACAAATCTTGGGCTTTATATCGTTACAACAATAAGTATCAGTTCTGGcacaacaacatcaacactCCTGTCTCAGGTCCTCAGTCCTCCAGAGTAGGAGTGTACCTGGATCACAGTGCAGGTATTCTGTCCTTCTACAGCATCTCTGAACTCATGACTCTCCTCCACAGAGTCCAGACCACATTCACTCAGCCTCTCTATGCTGGACTTGGGCTTTACTACCCTTCTGGAAGCACTGCTGAGTTCTGTAAACTCAAATAA